A region from the Mycolicibacterium phlei genome encodes:
- the panC gene encoding pantoate--beta-alanine ligase: MTTTRTPQFTAGQLNVYSRPVDVTTVTRALRRTGRRVMLVPTMGALHEGHLSLIRAAKLVQGAVVVVSIFVNPLQFGPNEDLDAYPRTLEEDLEKLRAAGVEIAFTPTARDMYPEGPRTSVVPGPLGSELEGAVRPTHFAGVLTVVLKLFNIVQPDRAFFGEKDYQQLTLIRQMVADLNVDVQIVGVPTVRESDGLALSSRNRYLGPEEREHASALSAALLAGMYAAGEGAPAAVDAARAVLDEVPAIEVDYVEVRDPMLGPAPETGAARMLIAGRLGGTRLLDNIAIDIGVPSGPGPDVAYDEHELPWRN, from the coding sequence ATGACCACTACGCGCACCCCGCAGTTCACCGCGGGCCAACTCAACGTCTACTCACGTCCCGTCGACGTCACCACGGTCACCCGGGCGCTGCGCCGCACCGGCCGCCGGGTGATGCTGGTGCCGACGATGGGCGCACTGCATGAGGGGCACCTGAGCCTGATCCGCGCCGCCAAGCTCGTGCAGGGCGCGGTCGTGGTGGTGTCGATCTTCGTCAACCCGCTGCAGTTCGGCCCGAACGAGGACCTCGACGCCTACCCGCGCACGCTGGAGGAGGACCTGGAGAAGCTGCGCGCGGCCGGGGTCGAGATCGCGTTCACCCCGACCGCCCGCGACATGTACCCCGAGGGCCCGCGCACCTCGGTGGTGCCCGGCCCGCTGGGCTCCGAACTCGAAGGAGCGGTTCGCCCAACCCATTTCGCGGGTGTGCTGACCGTGGTGCTGAAGCTGTTCAACATTGTGCAGCCGGACCGCGCGTTCTTCGGCGAGAAGGACTACCAGCAGCTGACGCTGATCCGGCAGATGGTCGCCGACCTCAACGTCGACGTGCAGATCGTCGGGGTGCCGACCGTGCGGGAGTCCGACGGGCTGGCGCTGTCGTCGCGCAACCGGTACCTGGGCCCCGAGGAACGGGAGCACGCCAGCGCGCTGTCGGCCGCCCTGCTGGCCGGCATGTACGCGGCGGGGGAGGGCGCGCCGGCCGCCGTGGACGCCGCCCGCGCGGTGCTCGACGAGGTGCCGGCGATCGAGGTGGACTACGTCGAGGTCCGCGACCCGATGCTCGGCCCGGCACCGGAGACCGGCGCGGCGCGGATGCTGATCGCCGGCCGACTGGGCGGCACCCGGCTGCTGGACAACATCGCCATCGACATCGGGGTGCCCTCCGGGCCGGGGCCCGACGTTGCGTACGACGAACACGAACTCCCCTGGAGGAACTGA
- a CDS encoding type III pantothenate kinase encodes MLLAIDVRNTHTVVGLISGSGDHAKVVQHWRIRTEPEVTADELALTIDGLIGDDAERLTGAVGLSTVPSVMHEVRVMLEQYWPSVPHVLIEPGVRTGIPLLVDNPKEVGADRIVNCLAAYHKYGRASIVVDFGSSICVDVVSAKGEFLGGAIAPGVQVSSDAAAARSAALRRVELTRPRSVIGKNTVECMQAGAVFGFAGLVDGLVNRIREDVDGFAGDDVAVVATGHTAPLVLPDVHTVHDYDKYLTLNGLRLVFERNRDNQRGRLKQARA; translated from the coding sequence ATGCTGCTGGCAATCGACGTCCGTAACACCCACACCGTGGTGGGCCTGATCTCCGGATCGGGCGACCACGCGAAAGTGGTGCAGCACTGGCGGATTCGCACCGAACCCGAGGTTACCGCCGACGAGTTGGCGCTGACCATCGACGGCCTGATCGGTGACGACGCCGAACGTCTCACCGGCGCGGTCGGGTTGTCGACGGTGCCGTCGGTGATGCACGAGGTCCGGGTCATGCTCGAGCAGTACTGGCCGTCGGTGCCGCACGTGCTGATCGAGCCCGGTGTGCGCACCGGAATCCCGCTGCTGGTCGACAACCCGAAGGAGGTCGGGGCCGACCGCATCGTCAACTGTCTTGCCGCGTACCACAAGTACGGCCGGGCCTCGATCGTCGTGGACTTCGGCTCCTCGATCTGTGTGGACGTGGTCTCGGCGAAGGGCGAGTTCCTCGGCGGCGCGATCGCGCCGGGTGTGCAGGTGTCTTCGGACGCGGCGGCCGCCCGCTCGGCGGCGCTGCGCCGCGTCGAGCTGACCAGGCCGCGGTCGGTGATCGGCAAGAACACCGTCGAGTGCATGCAGGCCGGCGCGGTGTTCGGGTTCGCCGGGCTGGTCGACGGTCTGGTCAACCGCATCCGCGAGGACGTCGACGGATTCGCCGGCGACGACGTGGCCGTGGTCGCCACCGGGCACACCGCGCCGCTGGTGCTGCCGGACGTGCACACCGTGCACGACTACGACAAGTACCTCACCCTCAACGGGCTGCGGCTGGTGTTCGAACGCAACCGCGACAACCAGCGGGGCCGGCTGAAACAGGCCCGGGCCTAG
- a CDS encoding Rossmann-like and DUF2520 domain-containing protein, which translates to MGTPDGFRPARLTVGIISAGRVGSALGVALERAEHVVVACSAISRASRDRAHRRLPDTAVLPADEVAGRAELLILAVPDAVLADVVSGLAATNAVRPGTIVVHTSGANGVGILAPLTAQGCIPLAIHPAMTFTGSDEDIERLPDTCFGITAADEVGYAIGQSLVLEIGGEPFRVREDARTLYHSALAHASNHLVTVVLDAVEALRAAMSGQELLGQELVLDAPGGIAERVIAPLARASLENALQRGQAALTGPVARGDAAAVAAHLEALTEVNPELAQAYRANSLRTAQRAHAPDDVFAVLENR; encoded by the coding sequence ATGGGAACCCCCGACGGATTTCGGCCTGCGCGGCTCACGGTGGGCATCATCTCCGCAGGTCGTGTGGGTTCCGCGCTGGGTGTGGCGCTGGAGCGTGCCGAGCACGTGGTAGTGGCCTGCAGCGCGATCTCCCGCGCCTCGCGCGACCGCGCGCACCGCAGGCTGCCCGACACCGCGGTGCTGCCCGCCGACGAGGTGGCCGGCCGCGCCGAACTGCTGATCCTGGCGGTGCCCGATGCGGTGCTCGCCGACGTGGTGTCCGGGCTGGCCGCCACCAACGCCGTCCGGCCCGGCACGATCGTCGTGCACACCTCCGGCGCCAACGGCGTCGGCATCCTCGCGCCGCTGACCGCGCAGGGCTGCATCCCGCTGGCCATCCACCCGGCGATGACGTTCACCGGCTCCGACGAGGACATCGAGCGGCTGCCCGACACCTGTTTCGGCATCACCGCCGCCGACGAGGTCGGCTACGCGATCGGCCAGTCGCTGGTGCTGGAGATCGGCGGGGAGCCGTTCCGGGTCCGCGAGGACGCCCGCACGCTGTACCACTCGGCGCTGGCGCACGCCAGCAACCACCTGGTGACCGTGGTCCTCGACGCCGTCGAGGCGCTGCGCGCGGCGATGTCGGGTCAGGAACTGCTCGGCCAGGAACTCGTCCTCGACGCGCCGGGCGGTATCGCCGAACGGGTGATCGCACCGCTGGCCCGCGCGTCGCTGGAGAACGCCCTGCAGCGCGGGCAGGCCGCGCTGACCGGACCGGTCGCCCGAGGTGACGCCGCCGCGGTCGCCGCGCATCTGGAGGCCCTGACAGAGGTGAATCCCGAATTGGCACAGGCATATCGGGCGAACTCGCTGCGCACGGCGCAGCGTGCGCACGCCCCCGACGACGTGTTCGCAGTCCTGGAGAATCGATGA
- a CDS encoding DUF6779 domain-containing protein encodes MTDPTRSARQRRGGRRPGWMLLTALLVLAIAASCALVFTNRVELLKLAVILALWAAVVGAFVSVIYRRQADADAAKVRDLKLVYDLQLDREIAARREYELSLESQLRRELTAEVRAQAADEVAALRAELAALRTNLEILFDADLSHRPALETERTTVRAYSDWARDSETTGRVTSSRIDDFTPDIEFTPKVTDDRTEESPIIDVPAEPTPPEPEWTPPTAEPVGAHRRAAEAQPEPRRHAAEDHSPWQPPVQQPPVQQPPVQPQQAPPPPPPTPPPPAPTPTPTPTPPPPPPQPEPVVSTPEPAPTGWRPAPAEGQWLPPGTPGSNWTAPAAPERAADEYVGRRRAPEPETIEPPRRGRHYADTDEPTPAPTPTPAPTPRHAGPESGGGRRRRADDTDTAGQSVAELLARLQANPAPGGRRRRREE; translated from the coding sequence ATGACCGATCCGACCCGCAGCGCCCGCCAGCGGCGCGGCGGCCGGCGGCCGGGCTGGATGCTGCTGACCGCGTTGCTGGTGCTGGCCATCGCGGCCAGCTGTGCGCTGGTGTTCACCAACCGGGTCGAACTGCTCAAACTCGCCGTCATCCTCGCGCTGTGGGCGGCCGTCGTCGGCGCGTTCGTGTCGGTGATTTACCGCCGCCAGGCCGACGCCGACGCCGCCAAGGTGCGCGACCTCAAGCTGGTGTACGACCTGCAGTTGGATCGGGAGATCGCCGCGCGCCGCGAGTACGAGCTGTCGCTGGAGTCGCAGCTGCGCCGGGAGCTGACCGCGGAGGTGCGCGCCCAGGCCGCCGACGAGGTGGCCGCGCTGCGCGCCGAGCTGGCGGCGCTGCGCACCAACCTGGAGATCCTGTTCGACGCCGACCTGTCGCACCGCCCGGCGCTGGAGACCGAACGCACCACGGTGCGCGCCTACAGCGACTGGGCCCGCGACTCGGAGACGACGGGCCGCGTCACCAGCAGCCGCATCGACGACTTCACGCCCGATATCGAGTTCACCCCGAAGGTCACCGACGACCGGACCGAGGAGAGCCCGATCATCGACGTGCCCGCCGAACCCACTCCGCCGGAGCCGGAGTGGACACCGCCGACCGCCGAGCCGGTTGGCGCGCACCGCCGGGCGGCCGAGGCGCAGCCCGAGCCACGCAGGCATGCCGCCGAGGACCACTCGCCCTGGCAGCCGCCGGTGCAACAGCCACCCGTACAACAGCCACCCGTACAACCACAGCAGGCACCACCGCCCCCGCCGCCGACACCACCACCGCCCGCGCCTACGCCTACGCCGACGCCCACGCCCCCACCTCCGCCGCCGCAGCCGGAGCCGGTGGTCAGCACCCCCGAACCCGCCCCGACCGGTTGGCGGCCCGCCCCCGCGGAGGGACAGTGGCTGCCGCCGGGCACCCCGGGCAGCAACTGGACGGCCCCGGCCGCGCCCGAGCGGGCGGCGGACGAGTACGTCGGCAGACGCCGGGCACCCGAACCGGAGACCATCGAACCGCCGCGCCGCGGCAGGCATTACGCCGACACCGACGAGCCGACCCCGGCCCCGACCCCGACACCGGCGCCGACACCCCGGCACGCCGGGCCGGAATCCGGCGGCGGCCGGCGCCGCCGCGCCGACGACACCGACACCGCGGGGCAGTCGGTCGCCGAACTGCTGGCCCGGCTGCAGGCCAATCCCGCGCCGGGAGGCCGTCGTCGACGCCGTGAGGAGTGA
- the panD gene encoding aspartate 1-decarboxylase, giving the protein MLRTMLKSKIHRATVTQADLHYVGSVTIDADLMDAADLLEGEQVTIVDIDNGARLVTYAITGERGSGVIGINGAAAHLIHPGDLVILIAYGTTDDAEAREYQPRIVFVDADNKPIDLGSDPAFVPADAADLMSPR; this is encoded by the coding sequence ATGTTGCGGACAATGCTGAAGTCCAAGATCCATCGGGCGACGGTCACCCAGGCGGACCTGCACTACGTCGGCTCGGTCACCATCGACGCCGACCTGATGGACGCCGCGGACCTGCTCGAGGGGGAGCAGGTGACGATCGTCGACATCGACAACGGCGCCCGGCTGGTCACCTACGCGATCACCGGTGAGCGCGGCAGCGGCGTCATCGGAATCAACGGCGCCGCAGCCCATCTCATCCATCCCGGGGATCTGGTCATCCTGATCGCCTACGGCACCACGGACGACGCCGAGGCGCGCGAGTACCAGCCGCGCATCGTGTTCGTCGACGCCGACAACAAGCCGATCGACCTCGGTTCCGACCCCGCGTTCGTCCCCGCGGACGCCGCCGACCTGATGTCCCCGCGGTGA